One window of the Mycobacterium xenopi genome contains the following:
- a CDS encoding IS3 family transposase, whose translation MSVARFIADQRTLHRVPHTVCCAILGVSVSWFYKWLDRQPTERQCRRAALDTRVGELFERSKRTYGSPRIHADLREEGWRVSVNTVADSMRRQGLAARKPKRPRGLTKQDKTAPTFADLLWRDFTASALNRKWCGDITEIPTDEGKLYLASVLDLCGRRLLSCPMSDHPDAELAGDAIKMAVAVRGGKNVIDGVIFHTDRGSTYTAGSFTALCRRLGIRQSMGRVGSCFDNAASEAFFSTLQHEVLSRHHFATKAQARAVITAWCHDFYNTQRRHSSAGLLPPIEYEKIAANQSQAA comes from the coding sequence GTGAGTGTGGCCCGCTTCATCGCCGACCAGAGGACCTTGCACCGGGTGCCACACACGGTGTGCTGCGCGATCTTGGGGGTGAGCGTGTCCTGGTTCTACAAGTGGTTGGACCGCCAGCCCACCGAGCGCCAGTGCCGCCGCGCCGCGCTCGATACGCGGGTGGGCGAGCTGTTCGAACGCTCCAAACGCACCTACGGGTCGCCGCGTATCCACGCTGATCTGCGCGAGGAGGGGTGGCGGGTCAGCGTGAACACCGTGGCCGACTCGATGCGCCGGCAGGGGCTGGCCGCGCGCAAGCCCAAGCGGCCACGAGGGTTAACCAAGCAGGATAAGACGGCACCCACGTTCGCCGACCTGCTGTGGCGTGACTTCACCGCCTCGGCGCTCAACCGTAAATGGTGCGGCGATATCACCGAGATCCCCACCGACGAGGGCAAACTGTATTTGGCTTCGGTCCTGGATTTGTGTGGGCGGCGTTTGCTGTCGTGTCCGATGTCGGATCACCCCGATGCCGAGCTGGCCGGCGATGCGATCAAGATGGCTGTCGCGGTGCGTGGTGGAAAGAACGTGATCGACGGCGTGATTTTCCATACTGATCGCGGATCGACTTACACTGCAGGTAGTTTCACTGCACTGTGTCGGCGCCTGGGCATCCGCCAATCAATGGGACGTGTCGGGTCATGCTTCGATAACGCCGCCAGCGAGGCGTTCTTCTCCACCCTGCAGCACGAGGTCCTCTCGCGGCATCACTTTGCCACCAAGGCTCAGGCTCGCGCCGTCATCACGGCCTGGTGCCATGATTTCTACAACACTCAACGTCGGCACAGCTCCGCCGGCTTGCTGCCGCCAATCGAGTACGAAAAGATCGCTGCCAACCAGTCGCAGGCAGCATAG
- a CDS encoding TetR/AcrR family transcriptional regulator, which produces MRPTRRRLSPEDRRAELLALGAEVFGQRPYDEVRIDEVAERAGVSRALMYHYFPDKRAFFAAVVKYEAERLIEATSHLPLPGQTLFEEVRTGVLAYMEYQQQHPHSAWAAYVGIGRSDPVLLGIDDEAKNRQLEHVMSRIVEIEGPDEKLDPDVERNLRMVVHGWLAFTFELCRQRIIDPSTDAGQLADACAHALLDAVSRVPGIPTTLAAAIAPDKR; this is translated from the coding sequence ATGCGACCGACGCGGCGGCGGTTATCACCCGAGGACCGGCGCGCCGAGTTGCTGGCACTGGGTGCGGAAGTGTTCGGCCAACGCCCCTATGACGAGGTCCGCATCGACGAGGTCGCCGAGCGGGCCGGGGTGTCGCGGGCGCTGATGTACCACTACTTCCCCGACAAGCGGGCGTTTTTCGCTGCCGTGGTCAAATACGAGGCCGAGCGACTGATCGAGGCCACCAGCCACCTGCCGTTGCCGGGCCAGACACTGTTCGAAGAAGTGCGCACGGGTGTGCTCGCCTACATGGAGTACCAGCAACAGCATCCGCACTCCGCGTGGGCTGCCTACGTCGGCATCGGCCGATCCGACCCGGTACTGCTCGGCATCGACGATGAAGCCAAGAACCGTCAACTCGAGCATGTCATGAGCCGGATCGTGGAGATCGAGGGCCCCGACGAAAAACTGGACCCCGACGTCGAACGCAATCTCCGGATGGTGGTGCACGGCTGGTTGGCGTTCACCTTCGAGTTGTGCCGGCAACGGATCATCGACCCATCGACCGATGCCGGCCAACTCGCCGATGCCTGTGCGCACGCGCTGCTCGACGCGGTGTCGCGAGTCCCCGGCATTCCCACCACGCTGGCCGCCGCGATCGCGCCCGATAAACGTTGA